From one Spiroplasma endosymbiont of Panorpa germanica genomic stretch:
- a CDS encoding MFS cation transporter has translation MQNYWDLIFLNPILIVVALVSIFFMLKNEKTDLKRKLIYLEIFLFWFAAALIIKVVTWETSLHLVFENSNLFFTLIVFFGINFVAIIFKPIATLVTGKLKSRRLWYWISNATLFMGAILALLNFAILKEPNFITLYFSLILIGFSLSANTLHYLIVCEQTFYRLNPIGSTITVASMMLFGNFIANYTFALVSIYQVSYQVQTLLCLVIIASVLAFGLSFVYKENSNYVGTFSFQFRSELDSFKYIYVIYLSLATFVIVFISEISGGLFFEEYLKIILVNHSKISTIEIYLRLNQSLYYLPQIFFGYLIYKMVLPQMGYKYHFITNLLCLAIWLSIIGFLKNPIMIILFQFLITMAVAQIFYGLFALAVMWNYRIQNFPVTGIVASSGILATFICEGVIRSLQKNKVWIFNYDSDIQSLVDNPDLKQIQDHYFVAWNIGMSILASLTMVLILIFYFTIDKVLSNYVDVRQANLDMIKLNHSQTLQRAETRIVEKEKTNV, from the coding sequence ATGCAAAACTATTGAGATTTAATTTTTTTAAACCCGATTTTAATAGTAGTTGCATTAGTTTCAATTTTTTTTATGCTCAAAAACGAAAAAACTGATTTAAAAAGAAAACTGATTTACTTAGAAATATTTTTATTTTGGTTTGCAGCTGCTTTAATTATCAAGGTGGTTACGTGAGAGACCTCGCTGCATCTAGTTTTTGAAAATAGTAATCTGTTCTTTACATTAATAGTTTTCTTTGGTATAAATTTTGTAGCCATAATTTTTAAACCGATCGCTACATTAGTTACAGGAAAATTAAAGAGCAGAAGACTTTGATATTGGATATCAAATGCAACCTTATTTATGGGCGCTATCTTAGCTCTATTGAATTTTGCTATTTTAAAAGAACCAAATTTTATAACTTTGTACTTTAGTTTAATTTTAATTGGTTTTTCTCTATCGGCCAACACTTTGCACTATTTAATAGTTTGTGAACAGACTTTTTATCGTTTAAATCCCATCGGTTCAACTATAACAGTTGCCTCGATGATGTTGTTTGGTAACTTTATTGCTAATTATACTTTTGCACTTGTTAGCATTTATCAAGTTAGTTACCAAGTTCAAACATTGCTTTGCCTAGTTATTATAGCTTCAGTTTTAGCTTTTGGACTTTCATTTGTCTACAAAGAAAACTCCAACTATGTGGGAACATTTAGTTTTCAATTTCGTAGTGAGTTAGACTCATTTAAATATATTTATGTAATTTATTTATCTTTAGCAACTTTTGTTATTGTGTTCATCTCAGAAATTTCAGGAGGGTTGTTTTTTGAGGAATATTTAAAAATAATTCTGGTCAACCATAGCAAAATTTCTACCATAGAAATTTATCTACGATTGAATCAGTCACTTTACTATTTACCCCAAATATTTTTTGGATACTTAATCTATAAAATGGTTCTCCCACAAATGGGATATAAATATCATTTCATCACCAACTTATTATGTCTAGCAATTTGATTATCAATAATAGGATTTTTAAAAAATCCTATTATGATTATTCTTTTTCAATTTCTAATCACAATGGCAGTGGCTCAAATATTTTATGGACTATTTGCTCTAGCGGTTATGTGAAATTATCGTATTCAGAATTTTCCAGTAACTGGAATTGTGGCTTCTTCTGGAATTCTAGCAACTTTTATTTGTGAAGGGGTTATACGATCATTGCAAAAAAATAAGGTGTGAATATTTAACTATGATTCAGACATCCAAAGTTTAGTGGACAATCCTGATTTAAAACAAATCCAAGATCATTATTTTGTTGCTTGAAATATAGGGATGAGTATTTTAGCAAGTCTAACGATGGTTTTAATTTTAATATTTTACTTCACGATCGATAAGGTTCTAAGTAATTATGTTGATGTTAGGCAGGCTAACTTGGATATGATAAAATTAAATCATAGTCAAACGCTACAGAGAGCAGAGACTCGAATAGTTGAAAAGGAGAAAACGAATGTATAA
- the argS gene encoding arginine--tRNA ligase, translating into MSKNMLIVQDELKKVLKELKLDVSPVIENPRNETNGHFSTNVALAAAKQLRKKPQDIAAQVADKLLASKKFESVSVAGPGFININLKQEQIAKVVEEVLKSKEKFGSGPKKNFTYNLELVSANPTGYLHVGHARNGAIGDSVAKILSFAGFNVQTEYYTNDAGNQINILAITVFVHYLKELGVNAQLPEDSYSGEAYEFVAKQFVAEYGDKFKNISYEDKKINDDEVMELFKTKSTKFFLDIIKKQLNDFGVEIEHYTSEKAMYDEKQIEKMLESYKKMGATYEKDGALWLKTTQFNDDKDRVLTKSSGDYTYITPDLATHQERLLRSKADKLVNFWGGDHHGYIVRMQAGLSLLGAPSDCLDIDMIQMVRLVKDGKEYKMSKRRGTAVWLIDLLELVGKDSLRYMLSSKTASSHMDFDLDIVAKKNSSNPVYYAKYATARSFKVLKQAEENKIPQAKDDFGLLTSEKEIQIMLTLDKFTKTVEYAAKERAPHIICDYVQTLVRQFHSYYSESKIVDTENKPLSSQRTALVKSVYQVLSNAFKLIGINVVNEM; encoded by the coding sequence ATGAGTAAAAATATGTTAATCGTTCAAGACGAGTTAAAAAAAGTGTTAAAAGAGTTAAAATTGGATGTCAGTCCAGTAATTGAAAACCCCAGAAATGAAACAAACGGACATTTTTCAACTAACGTAGCCTTAGCAGCAGCTAAGCAATTAAGAAAGAAGCCCCAAGATATTGCAGCCCAAGTAGCTGACAAGTTATTGGCCTCTAAAAAATTTGAATCAGTTAGTGTGGCTGGTCCTGGTTTTATTAATATCAATCTAAAGCAAGAACAAATTGCCAAAGTTGTTGAAGAGGTTTTAAAATCAAAGGAAAAATTTGGGTCAGGTCCTAAAAAGAACTTTACATATAATTTAGAATTAGTATCAGCAAATCCAACTGGATATTTACATGTGGGTCATGCTAGAAATGGTGCTATCGGTGATTCGGTGGCCAAAATTTTGAGTTTTGCAGGATTTAATGTACAAACTGAATATTATACAAATGATGCAGGAAATCAAATTAATATTTTAGCGATTACTGTCTTTGTTCACTATTTAAAAGAACTTGGAGTTAATGCTCAATTACCCGAAGATTCATATTCAGGAGAGGCGTACGAATTTGTTGCAAAGCAGTTTGTGGCTGAATATGGAGATAAGTTTAAAAACATTAGCTATGAGGATAAAAAAATTAATGATGATGAAGTTATGGAACTATTTAAAACTAAGTCAACTAAATTCTTCTTGGACATAATTAAAAAGCAATTAAATGATTTTGGAGTAGAAATTGAACATTATACTTCTGAAAAAGCAATGTATGATGAAAAACAAATTGAAAAAATGTTGGAAAGTTACAAAAAAATGGGAGCAACCTATGAAAAAGATGGGGCCCTATGATTAAAAACAACTCAGTTTAATGATGACAAGGATCGAGTACTAACTAAATCTTCAGGAGACTACACCTACATAACCCCAGATCTAGCAACTCACCAAGAACGTTTGTTAAGAAGTAAAGCGGATAAATTGGTTAACTTCTGAGGTGGAGACCACCACGGTTATATTGTGAGAATGCAAGCGGGACTTTCATTATTGGGAGCACCAAGTGATTGCCTTGATATTGATATGATTCAAATGGTTCGTCTTGTTAAAGATGGAAAAGAATACAAAATGTCTAAACGTCGCGGTACCGCGGTTTGACTAATTGATTTATTAGAATTAGTTGGTAAAGATTCTTTAAGATATATGCTTTCATCAAAAACTGCTTCAAGTCATATGGATTTTGACTTAGATATTGTTGCTAAGAAAAATAGTTCTAACCCTGTTTACTATGCTAAATATGCAACAGCTAGAAGTTTTAAAGTTCTTAAGCAGGCAGAGGAAAATAAAATTCCACAAGCTAAAGATGATTTCGGCTTACTAACAAGTGAGAAAGAAATACAAATTATGTTAACATTAGACAAATTTACCAAAACTGTTGAGTATGCCGCCAAAGAAAGAGCGCCTCACATTATTTGTGACTATGTTCAAACTTTAGTAAGACAATTTCATTCATACTACTCAGAATCAAAAATAGTTGATACTGAAAATAAGCCATTATCGAGTCAACGCACAGCATTGGTTAAATCAGTTTATCAAGTTTTATCAAACGCCTTTAAATTAATTGGTATTAATGTTGTAAACGAAATGTAA
- the frr gene encoding ribosome recycling factor, with the protein MHNTILENTKNNMNKTVEAYNEYIKKIRTGRANSSMLNSVMVDAYGSMTPIAQTAQISAPEPQQLVIKPYDRSQIAAIVAGINKANLGLNPISEADLIRINIPALTEEIRKDLVKKLKAELETFKIRVRNERRDSMDKAKKSKEIPEDLVKDLETKIQKLTDETIAKLETVTKDKEKDIMTI; encoded by the coding sequence ATGCACAACACAATTTTAGAAAATACAAAAAACAATATGAATAAGACAGTAGAGGCTTATAACGAATATATAAAAAAAATACGTACTGGAAGAGCTAACTCGTCAATGTTAAACTCAGTTATGGTTGATGCTTATGGATCAATGACTCCAATTGCTCAAACAGCACAAATTTCAGCACCCGAACCTCAACAATTGGTTATTAAACCATATGATCGTTCTCAAATAGCTGCGATTGTGGCAGGAATCAATAAGGCTAATTTAGGTTTAAACCCAATTTCAGAAGCTGATTTGATTAGAATTAATATTCCAGCTTTAACTGAGGAAATTAGAAAAGACTTGGTAAAAAAACTTAAAGCAGAGCTAGAAACTTTCAAAATTAGAGTTAGAAACGAACGTCGTGACTCAATGGATAAAGCCAAAAAATCTAAGGAAATTCCAGAAGATTTAGTTAAAGATTTAGAAACCAAGATTCAAAAACTAACAGATGAAACTATTGCTAAATTAGAAACTGTTACCAAAGATAAAGAAAAAGACATAATGACTATTTAA
- the pyrH gene encoding UMP kinase: protein MSLKYKRILLKISGEALKGKDIYDQEKVQDVAKQIISLVKEGLQIAVVVGGGNIWRGNLSSNLGMDRINGDYMGMMATIMNGLALEATIKSLGYEKVRVYSSLEIKTVTTPYNYREARDKLSEGYILIFTGGTGFSYFTTDTGASIRAIEVKADALLMAKNGVKGVYDSDPKTNPKAVFLNKLTHQEVADKKLRVMDLTSATLSADAKLKIEVFDMNGKDNIIKVAHGEIESTIIE, encoded by the coding sequence ATGAGTTTAAAGTATAAGAGAATTTTATTAAAAATTAGCGGCGAGGCCTTAAAGGGTAAGGATATCTATGATCAAGAAAAAGTACAAGATGTCGCTAAACAAATAATTTCTTTGGTAAAAGAAGGGCTACAAATAGCTGTTGTTGTTGGTGGGGGAAATATTTGAAGAGGTAATTTATCTAGCAATTTAGGTATGGATAGAATCAATGGTGACTACATGGGAATGATGGCAACTATTATGAACGGACTGGCTTTAGAGGCAACTATAAAAAGTCTTGGATACGAAAAAGTTAGAGTCTATTCTTCATTAGAAATTAAAACAGTTACCACACCATACAATTATCGCGAAGCTCGTGATAAACTAAGCGAAGGTTATATTTTAATCTTTACCGGGGGAACTGGATTTAGTTATTTCACAACAGATACAGGAGCAAGCATTCGAGCAATCGAAGTTAAAGCAGATGCGCTATTAATGGCTAAAAATGGAGTTAAAGGAGTTTATGATTCGGATCCAAAAACTAACCCAAAAGCTGTTTTCTTGAACAAATTAACTCATCAAGAAGTTGCTGATAAAAAACTTCGAGTAATGGATTTAACATCAGCGACACTTTCAGCAGATGCCAAATTAAAAATCGAGGTTTTCGATATGAATGGTAAAGATAATATTATAAAAGTTGCTCATGGTGAGATAGAATCAACAATCATCGAATAA
- a CDS encoding energy-coupled thiamine transporter ThiT, translating to MSVLGNKKLPIKKNFDAFYKIKYFSLTNFVISAIISLIVEVLAIVATVFLVLKIQESLKIENNNFSGRISLIIITAFLINVFVLLNQSLKLLLLFTYQHSFKGQLLFFGIFTIDFYTFTMVLMKDKKTIPFFSFKPEKWIIFDYVFIALCFALYFALGFVSSLVPQLPFFITITIKFIPLFFLAFICDWTKVLVCSVICGGFEWFFPGTFIINVPQFIFDYWVPPIGITFAALIKPSRNDSNSFRKLDFILFISAPILWIYFSRVIAGVMFWSTFPWPGFNAWTYSLVFNSINTIVDYVVFLIVVPLICSNLSLFKDKYKSITYK from the coding sequence ATGAGTGTGCTAGGAAATAAAAAATTACCGATAAAAAAGAACTTTGACGCTTTTTATAAAATAAAGTATTTTTCATTAACCAATTTTGTAATTAGTGCTATTATTAGTTTGATTGTGGAAGTATTAGCAATCGTTGCCACAGTTTTTTTAGTTCTCAAAATTCAAGAATCTTTAAAAATTGAAAATAATAATTTTTCGGGAAGAATTAGTCTGATTATTATTACAGCTTTTTTAATAAATGTTTTTGTTTTACTTAACCAGAGTTTGAAGTTGCTTTTATTATTTACCTACCAACACTCATTTAAGGGTCAACTCCTTTTCTTTGGTATCTTTACCATCGATTTCTATACATTCACAATGGTTTTAATGAAGGATAAAAAAACAATACCGTTTTTCAGTTTTAAGCCAGAAAAGTGAATTATTTTTGACTATGTTTTTATTGCTTTGTGTTTTGCTCTTTATTTTGCCTTAGGCTTTGTCTCTTCATTAGTTCCCCAATTGCCATTTTTTATCACCATTACAATTAAGTTCATCCCGCTGTTTTTTCTAGCTTTTATATGTGATTGGACAAAGGTTTTAGTCTGCTCAGTCATTTGTGGTGGCTTTGAATGGTTTTTCCCAGGAACTTTCATTATAAACGTTCCTCAGTTCATCTTTGATTATTGAGTGCCTCCAATTGGAATCACATTTGCAGCACTAATAAAGCCAAGCAGAAATGATTCTAACTCATTTCGAAAACTTGACTTCATATTATTCATTAGTGCCCCAATCTTGTGAATTTACTTCTCAAGAGTAATTGCTGGGGTAATGTTTTGGTCAACATTTCCATGACCTGGTTTCAATGCATGAACTTATTCTTTAGTTTTTAATTCAATAAATACCATAGTTGATTATGTTGTATTCTTGATAGTGGTTCCTTTAATTTGTTCAAATTTAAGCTTATTTAAGGACAAATATAAAAGTATTACATACAAATAG
- the tsf gene encoding translation elongation factor Ts, protein MSKVTPQLIKELREITSAGMMDCKKALEATNGVIDDAIMWLRENGLAKAAKKSDRVAAEGITVAKENDKQAIIFEVNSETDFVAQNEKFLNAINAVGEVLLASNAKNTEEALSVKVNNRTVKEEMIELTSTIGEKIEFRRFEAISKSKNVVSIYNHANKRISVLLSFEGTIAKEDAYNVCMHVAAMSPKYMSSNEVPEDFKKQELKVIEETSDFGNKPAEVKEKMIQGKLNKRLAEVSLLEQDYVVDDKFKVGKFIESKKSKLVKMIRFEVGEGIEKVVTDFAAEVAAQLKG, encoded by the coding sequence ATGAGTAAAGTAACACCACAACTAATTAAAGAATTACGCGAAATTACAAGCGCAGGAATGATGGATTGTAAAAAAGCTTTAGAAGCAACTAACGGAGTAATAGATGATGCTATTATGTGATTACGTGAAAATGGATTAGCCAAAGCTGCTAAAAAATCTGATCGTGTTGCTGCTGAAGGAATTACAGTTGCTAAAGAAAATGACAAGCAAGCAATCATCTTTGAAGTTAATTCAGAGACAGACTTCGTTGCTCAAAATGAAAAATTTTTAAATGCTATTAATGCGGTGGGAGAAGTTCTTTTAGCTTCTAATGCTAAAAATACTGAAGAAGCTTTATCTGTTAAAGTTAATAATCGTACAGTAAAAGAGGAAATGATTGAATTAACATCAACAATCGGTGAAAAAATCGAATTCCGTCGTTTTGAAGCAATTAGCAAATCTAAAAATGTAGTTTCAATTTACAACCATGCAAATAAAAGAATCTCAGTTTTATTAAGTTTTGAAGGAACTATTGCAAAAGAAGATGCATATAATGTTTGTATGCACGTAGCTGCAATGTCGCCAAAATATATGTCTTCAAACGAAGTTCCTGAAGACTTTAAAAAACAAGAATTAAAAGTAATTGAGGAGACAAGTGATTTTGGAAATAAACCTGCTGAAGTTAAAGAAAAAATGATTCAAGGAAAATTGAACAAACGTTTAGCTGAAGTTAGTTTATTAGAACAAGATTATGTTGTTGATGATAAATTCAAAGTTGGTAAATTTATTGAATCTAAAAAATCAAAATTAGTAAAAATGATTCGTTTCGAAGTTGGAGAGGGAATTGAGAAAGTTGTAACAGACTTTGCAGCAGAAGTTGCGGCTCAATTAAAAGGTTAG
- the rpsB gene encoding 30S ribosomal protein S2: MSKEITREQLWEAGAQYGHQTKRWNPKMKPFIYGAKNKNHIIDLQQTLWRLEDVRKLVTNIGAKGEKIIFVGTKRSGKAAVKDAAVRSGNFFVNQRWLGGTLTNMKTISLRIKALWDIENEEKTGRLALRPKKEQVLIKKEKEKLEKTLGGIKQMHKLPAAMFVVDPKTDEIAVKEARKLRIPVIAICDTNVDPDMVDYIIPGNDDLPEAINVIVNHIVEVWADAAKVKMQPTTLKFVAPKKEFVEGERRGRFGNDRNQNNGEFKPRPKFDRKPENSEAPKSEEKSVESKPEKTEE, from the coding sequence ATGTCAAAAGAAATTACAAGAGAACAGCTTTGAGAAGCTGGAGCTCAATACGGTCATCAAACAAAAAGATGAAATCCTAAAATGAAACCATTCATTTATGGAGCCAAAAATAAAAACCATATTATCGATTTACAACAAACTCTATGAAGATTAGAGGATGTTAGAAAATTGGTTACAAACATCGGAGCCAAAGGTGAAAAAATTATTTTCGTAGGAACTAAACGTTCTGGTAAAGCTGCAGTTAAGGATGCTGCTGTTAGAAGTGGAAACTTCTTTGTTAACCAAAGATGATTAGGGGGAACTCTAACAAACATGAAAACTATCTCACTTAGAATTAAAGCTCTATGAGATATTGAAAATGAAGAAAAAACAGGTAGATTAGCATTAAGACCGAAAAAAGAGCAAGTTTTAATTAAAAAAGAAAAAGAAAAACTTGAAAAAACTCTTGGAGGGATTAAACAAATGCATAAATTGCCAGCCGCAATGTTTGTGGTTGACCCTAAAACTGATGAAATCGCAGTTAAAGAAGCTAGAAAACTAAGAATTCCAGTTATAGCAATTTGTGACACAAATGTGGATCCAGATATGGTTGATTACATTATCCCAGGTAATGATGATTTACCTGAAGCAATTAACGTAATTGTAAACCACATTGTTGAAGTATGGGCTGATGCTGCTAAAGTAAAAATGCAACCAACTACTTTGAAATTTGTAGCACCTAAAAAAGAATTTGTTGAAGGAGAACGTCGCGGACGTTTTGGTAACGACCGTAACCAAAATAATGGTGAATTCAAACCAAGACCTAAATTTGACAGAAAACCTGAAAACTCAGAAGCGCCAAAAAGCGAAGAAAAATCAGTGGAATCAAAACCTGAAAAAACAGAAGAATAG
- a CDS encoding Sapep family Mn(2+)-dependent dipeptidase, whose protein sequence is MLKVDNKNLKDNYFPKALEMLKECIKIPSYLQDSQPKKPFGIGVSKVLDFIISSCNQLGFKTKVGEDYKYGYADYGDGEKLLAILCHLDVVPPGNLEQWKFDPFDPKVENGVLFGRGALDDKGPTIMNIFAVKYLMDNKFIPDYKIRLVFGLAEETTWECMQSYVKHEQLADIGYTPDGQFPLVYAEKWILDCDVLGSEQLDYEIKGGDAYNVVNDVVTYQGPKKEIISKYLKENKINNKISNELLIVEGISAHGSLPERGINAGTWLFKAMFEAGIKDNWTKLIALQFHQNFELKQIFGDLSDESGKLTANLGIFDFKKDSQRMTINFRIPVHKEVEKDIVQVLKTYLKTNGLDYKTVAIEPRVYMSKESDLVKKIMSVYQEVTGDLKTPPAAIGGGTFAKSMPNVVAFGAEFDLENSSMHAYNESIKIQELEKMLEIYTKSLVKLAKI, encoded by the coding sequence ATGCTTAAAGTTGATAATAAAAATTTAAAAGATAACTATTTCCCAAAAGCTTTAGAAATGCTAAAAGAATGTATTAAAATCCCGTCATACTTGCAAGATTCTCAACCAAAAAAACCATTTGGTATTGGAGTAAGTAAGGTTTTAGATTTCATCATAAGTTCTTGTAACCAGTTAGGATTTAAAACCAAAGTTGGCGAAGACTATAAATATGGCTATGCAGATTATGGTGATGGAGAAAAACTTTTAGCAATTCTTTGTCACTTAGATGTTGTTCCACCAGGCAACTTAGAGCAATGAAAATTTGACCCTTTTGACCCTAAAGTTGAAAATGGAGTTTTATTTGGTCGTGGAGCCCTTGATGATAAAGGTCCAACAATAATGAATATCTTTGCAGTTAAGTATTTAATGGATAACAAATTTATTCCAGACTACAAAATCCGTTTGGTGTTTGGTTTGGCAGAAGAAACAACTTGGGAGTGCATGCAAAGCTATGTAAAACACGAACAGTTGGCTGACATCGGTTATACCCCAGATGGTCAATTCCCACTTGTTTATGCAGAAAAATGAATTTTAGATTGTGATGTTTTAGGTAGCGAACAATTGGATTATGAAATTAAGGGTGGAGATGCTTACAATGTTGTCAACGACGTTGTCACTTATCAAGGCCCTAAAAAAGAAATCATTAGCAAGTACTTAAAAGAAAATAAAATAAACAATAAAATAAGTAATGAACTTTTAATAGTTGAGGGAATTTCAGCTCACGGAAGTCTCCCTGAAAGAGGGATAAATGCCGGTACTTGATTGTTTAAGGCCATGTTTGAAGCAGGGATTAAAGATAATTGAACTAAACTTATAGCTCTTCAATTTCATCAAAATTTTGAATTAAAGCAAATATTTGGCGATCTAAGCGATGAGTCAGGAAAATTAACTGCTAATTTGGGAATTTTTGATTTTAAAAAGGATTCCCAAAGAATGACTATTAATTTTAGAATTCCTGTTCATAAGGAAGTTGAAAAGGACATAGTTCAAGTTTTAAAAACCTACTTAAAAACTAACGGTCTGGATTACAAAACAGTGGCGATTGAACCTAGGGTTTATATGAGTAAAGAATCCGACTTAGTTAAAAAAATCATGAGTGTTTATCAAGAAGTTACAGGAGATTTGAAAACTCCGCCCGCTGCCATTGGTGGGGGAACTTTTGCCAAATCGATGCCAAATGTAGTTGCTTTTGGAGCTGAATTTGATTTAGAAAATTCATCAATGCACGCTTACAATGAATCGATAAAAATTCAAGAATTAGAAAAAATGCTAGAGATTTACACAAAATCTCTTGTTAAACTGGCAAAAATATAA
- a CDS encoding aldo/keto reductase produces the protein MSKILENKKVLNNQVLMPQFGLGTYKMTDEKETLEAIKHALKVGYRHIDTAQFYNNHKIIAKAIKDSGIPRSEIFITSKIWITDFNNPEAAFDRILSELETDYIDLCLIHWFSPGWEQTYKVLEQKYADKKARAIGVSNFTINQLKKLFEISKITPMVNQIELHPQLPCIDLVNFCHDNNIAVTSWQTIMRGEVSKIDVIVDLSKKYNATPAQIALRWAWDRGIIVIPKSSNNSRIEQNFDIEGFALTEEEIKVINNLQPERRLGPDPEKTDEL, from the coding sequence ATGAGTAAAATTTTGGAAAACAAAAAAGTATTAAACAATCAAGTGCTTATGCCGCAATTTGGTTTGGGAACCTACAAAATGACAGATGAGAAGGAAACTTTAGAAGCTATTAAACACGCCTTAAAAGTTGGTTACCGCCATATTGACACAGCTCAATTCTATAATAACCATAAAATAATAGCTAAGGCTATTAAGGATTCAGGAATACCAAGAAGCGAAATTTTTATAACTTCTAAAATTTGAATCACAGATTTCAATAACCCCGAAGCTGCCTTTGACAGAATTTTGAGCGAATTGGAAACTGATTATATTGACTTATGTTTAATTCATTGATTTTCCCCAGGATGGGAGCAAACTTACAAAGTTTTAGAACAAAAATACGCAGACAAGAAAGCTAGAGCAATTGGGGTTTCAAATTTTACAATAAACCAATTGAAAAAACTTTTTGAAATTTCAAAAATCACCCCGATGGTTAATCAAATAGAATTACACCCCCAATTGCCTTGTATTGATTTGGTTAATTTTTGCCATGACAACAATATTGCAGTAACATCATGACAAACAATAATGCGTGGAGAGGTTTCTAAAATAGATGTTATTGTGGACCTAAGTAAGAAATACAATGCTACACCTGCCCAAATTGCCTTACGTTGAGCTTGAGACCGTGGAATTATTGTTATTCCAAAGTCATCAAACAATTCAAGAATTGAACAAAACTTTGACATCGAAGGTTTTGCTCTAACAGAAGAGGAAATTAAAGTTATTAATAATCTTCAACCTGAACGTCGTTTAGGTCCAGATCCAGAAAAAACAGATGAATTATAA
- a CDS encoding J domain-containing protein gives MKSKKVAEPVDIFYFNSQEKFDKYPFQTKLYLTEKFLFEKTGDRAKGAEILEQIYDSFEKLFLDWSTQESRLLSKFDEIQMNSPIKIKYITYIKYYNNYLDRTREVFLEQFCNKIMPSFIGKGLGLNASDIFPAGNFEQIIADSSKIIMDYNKRRCDEVINNATNDINKMIENLFQNINSFFSGAHNQGFNQGQRTNQNNQRQGYNQGFANNQTNELAQAYKMMGVSEKIGDKDLKRTYLKLAKEYHPDVNDSVYAKEKMAKINAAYDTIRKARGI, from the coding sequence ATGAAGTCAAAAAAAGTAGCAGAACCAGTAGATATCTTCTATTTTAATTCCCAAGAGAAGTTTGATAAATATCCTTTTCAAACCAAATTATATCTAACTGAGAAATTTTTATTTGAAAAAACAGGTGATCGTGCCAAGGGTGCTGAAATACTTGAACAAATTTATGATTCATTTGAGAAACTTTTTTTGGACTGATCAACTCAAGAAAGTCGATTGCTTTCAAAATTTGATGAAATTCAAATGAACAGTCCAATTAAAATCAAGTATATTACATATATAAAGTATTATAATAACTATTTAGACAGAACTAGGGAAGTTTTTTTGGAACAATTTTGTAACAAAATAATGCCTTCCTTCATTGGTAAAGGTTTGGGATTAAACGCTAGTGACATTTTTCCTGCAGGAAACTTTGAACAGATAATCGCGGACTCTTCAAAAATAATTATGGACTATAACAAACGTCGATGTGATGAAGTTATTAATAACGCTACAAATGACATCAATAAGATGATTGAAAATCTATTTCAAAATATTAATTCGTTTTTCTCTGGAGCTCATAATCAAGGTTTTAATCAAGGACAACGTACAAACCAAAATAATCAAAGGCAAGGCTATAATCAAGGCTTCGCAAATAATCAAACAAACGAGTTAGCCCAAGCATATAAAATGATGGGAGTTAGTGAAAAAATTGGGGATAAGGATTTAAAGAGGACTTATCTAAAACTAGCAAAAGAATATCACCCCGATGTGAACGATTCAGTCTATGCAAAAGAAAAGATGGCTAAAATAAATGCCGCATACGATACTATTCGAAAAGCACGCGGAATATAA
- the rpmA gene encoding 50S ribosomal protein L27 — MRFLLGLQFFASKKGVGSTRNGRDSESKRLGAKKADGQFANAGSIIFRQRGTKIHPGQNVGRGGDDTLFALVSGIVKYQKFGKDRTRAVVIPAEIKN; from the coding sequence ATGCGTTTTCTATTAGGTTTACAGTTCTTTGCTTCTAAAAAAGGAGTAGGGTCAACAAGAAACGGTCGAGATTCTGAATCAAAAAGATTGGGAGCTAAAAAAGCTGACGGTCAATTTGCTAATGCGGGTTCAATCATTTTTAGACAAAGAGGAACAAAAATTCACCCTGGTCAAAATGTTGGTCGTGGTGGAGATGACACTCTATTCGCTTTAGTTTCAGGTATCGTTAAATATCAAAAATTTGGAAAAGATCGCACAAGAGCGGTTGTTATTCCAGCAGAAATAAAGAATTAA